In Elaeis guineensis isolate ETL-2024a chromosome 1, EG11, whole genome shotgun sequence, a genomic segment contains:
- the LOC105034246 gene encoding uncharacterized protein → MDAKKSPGSPSAAVAKLRIAGAWAGVLEVELEAWTLPMLRAEVARRSGGSPDCINLICGGKVLRDGEEVRPLSQLGLKNNSKVLASVVAADRGKALNEEAAAEAERSKKLTRIHNATQALADRHADGSLPMEDYNIELEDQNGQKVVFNSESDRRAIMMGLMLHANAKSLIKKQMFKDALDVLYMAEEAFSLCDPKFVEMIDNVPILQLDIVWCYFMLRDISCLSMAGIRLEKARKGFERSHGKDSTRFRLLQAGRHAEIAIYVRLELLEGVVAYHSGHFEKARRALSSAQAKYVQLQVSDEALSLLMGMGYKEREAKRALRMTGQDIQVAVDFLVEERARIARRREEDIQRQQEIIEQKRYGRTPQNKAVNLNKLNELVSIGFERHLAAEALRLNENNTEEALDLLTDPERNCVLQNQLESRKKLKVSRPRAADMLMGSRQSAVSGNNQQVDSNPPTHDQEGPSGAAADNHMDERDVDGQKDDGEENYKFERDEAMEGEIAKELTGDPLADYDIEVAKEGEALAEYFALLDSNASA, encoded by the exons ATGGACGCGAAGAAGAGCCCGGGTTCGCCGTCCGCCGCGGTGGCGAAGCTGAGGATCGCCGGGGCGTGGGCCGGGGTCCTGGAGGTCGAGCTGGAGGCGTGGACCCTCCCGATGCTCCGCGCCGAGGTGGCGCGGCGATCGGGCGGCTCTCCCGACTGCATCAACCTGATCTGCGGCGGAAAAGTGCTCCGGGACGGCGAGGAGGTTCGTCCTCTCTCCCAATTGGGACTCAAGAACAACTCCAAGGTGCTCGCGAGCGTTGTCGCGGCCGATCGGGGGAAGGCCCTCAATGAAGAGGCGGCCGCCGAGGCCGAGCGCAGCAAGAAACTCACCAGAATCCA CAATGCCACTCAGGCATTGGCAGATAGGCATGCAGATGGTTCACTTCCGATGGAAGACTACAATATAGAACTTGAAGATCAGAATGGTCAGAAAGTGGTCTTTAATTCTGAGTCTGATAGACG GGCAATCATGATGGGTCTGATGCTCCATGCAAATGCTAAAAGTCTTATTAAAAAGCAAATGTTTAAGGATGCATTGGATGTGTTATATATGGCTGAG GAGGCTTTCTCTCTCTGTGATCCTAAATTTGTAGAG ATGATTGACAATGTGCCTATACTTCAACTAGATATAGTATGGTGTTACTTCATGCTTCGGGACATCTCATGCCTATCAATGGCAGGAATACGCCTGGAAAAGGCTAGAAAAGGGTTTGAACGCTCACATGGTAAAGATTCCACTAGATTTAGACTCCTCCAGGCTGGTCGCCATGCAGAGATTGCCAT ATATGTGAGACTGGAACTCCTTGAAGGTGTGGTGGCTTATCACAGTGGCCATTTTGAAAAAGCCCGTAGAGCGCTGAGCTCTGCACAAGCTAAATATGTTCAG CTTCAAGTGTCGGATGAAGCTTTATCATTGTTGATGGGCATGGGCTACAAAGAGCGGGAAGCAAAAAGGGCACTAAGAATGACGGGTCAAGATATTCAGGTAGCAGTTGATTTTTTGGTTGAGGAGCGGGCAAGGATAGCTCGCAGGAGAGAGGAGGATATTCAACGACAACAAGAGATCAT CGAACAGAAGAGATATGGTAGAACTCCTCAGAACAAGGCTGTCAATCTGAACAAGTTGAATGAGCTGGTCTCTATTGG GTTTGAGAGGCACCTTGCCGCAGAGGCTCTTCGGTTGAATGAGAACAACACTGAAGAAGCATTGGATCTCTTGACAGATCCTGAAAGAAATTGTGTCCTACAG AATCAACTTGAGTCGAGGAAAAAGCTGAAGGTATCAAGACCAAGAGCTGCAGATATGCTAATGGGGTCCAGACAATCAGCAG TTTCAGGGAACAACCAGCAAGTTGATAGCAATCCGCCTACACATGATCAAGAAGGCCCCTCAGGAGCTGCTGCCGATAATCATATGGATGAGAGAGATGTAGACGGTCAAAAGGATGATGGGGAAGAAAATTACAAGTTTGAGAGAGATGAAGCTATGGAAGGTGAAATCGCAAAAGAATTAACTGGAGATCCTTTGGCAGACTATGACATTGAAGTAGCAAAGGAAGGAGAGGCCTTAGCAGAGTACTTTGCCCTGCTTGATTCGAATGCTAGTGCATGA